The sequence below is a genomic window from Lagopus muta isolate bLagMut1 chromosome 9, bLagMut1 primary, whole genome shotgun sequence.
GTGTCCAGCAGCACCAGAATGGGGCCAAATGGGGACCTAGCAGCTTTGGTGGCCTCAGCCCCACGCCCACCACGGCAGTGTGGGAGGAAATCCATCCAAACTCTTTGCGTGCACATGTGAAGACAGATGTGTCCACACACTCTAATTTAAAACAGTTTAACCGCAGCCTGGGCAAACCTACAAATCGCTAACAtttctgcctgccttccttctgcagcttACGGACCGTGTCTGACATCACATGGTTCTTTCAAGTGCCCCAGCTGCTCAGCCAGAGCCACCAGCTTGGCACTGAGGCTTGGCTGTGCGTGTACAGGCAGCCAACAGATGGCAAAGCACCTGCCTTACATCCGAGTCAACCTTGCAGCCATGAGCATGAAGGTGCACAGCTAAAGCTCGTGCTGTACAACTAAAGCTCGTGTGCACAGGCAGGGAAGGCACACAGGCCCACCCCAAGCTCTGTGGCGCAGCACTGTGCTGTCCCGGCCCAGCAGACCACACTCACTGCTGTATTTGTCATACGGCTCATTGGTCCTAGAGCAACTACACACTGTTAAATAAGCAGCTTGAGCAGCACAGCGATGGCATGCTTATGAACATTGCTAATGTTATTGTACAACTTTGTACAGTACTGCAATGTGCGGAAGACAGTGATGTGGCAGCTCAGCATCACCCCTCAGCCCAGGGCACTGCAGGGGCTGTCTGCACCCGGTCCCTGCATGGACACagctgggctccagcagcaccaccacaagcctcactgctgccaccaTTCTGCTCCACCGTACAGGGAAACAATCTTTTGGGTCAGGATTAGAGAGAGATTGGTCAGAAATCACTCTGTGGgattggatttttcttttcttgcgTGTGCCCATGGCACTGCTGACTTGCAGGGACGTGGCTTCATGCTGTGCTCACATGCTATGCTCAGCCACCTTGGCCATGTGTCACTACTTTATGGGATCCAGTATCAGTGGGGTCTATGATGTTTAACTCAAAGTTATTTGGGTACAGTGAGTCCTCCCCAGTTTTCAGAACTGAGTGTTTTGCCAGTGCAGAAAGGCAACAACCCTTTTTGATCAAGTTGATCACAACAACTTGAACAACTTCCCTCTGAAATGGTGGTGCCATGTGCTACTTGCCAAGGAACCAGGCTCAAATCAGCCCCAACAGCTCGTGCAGCAGTGGCACGATGACAGTAGCAGTGAAGCCCACTGATGAGTATGTTACAAATTTATATGGCACTTCTACTTCCAGCCTCCTCCGGGCATCCAGGTCAGCAATGGGGAACATGTAGCAGTAGCATAGCACACGCAGGACCACATTCTTCATCAGCTGCCGTGTCAGTAGGATAACGAGGAGCCCTACAAAGAACCTGGCCAGCATGAGCACCACCGTGATACCGGTGACAAGAGGAAATCCCATGTTGCTGTCCACATAGGCAGGTGCCACATACTGGTTGTTCAGCCAGAACCCCACAGTCGCTCCGGCTCCAGCCCCAAGGATGGTGGTGGTGTCCCCACGGGTGGGGCTGTAGTAGTCCAGCTTGGGGTAGTTGTAGCACAGCAGGAGGGGCACAGCGATGGACAGCAGCGGGCAGAAGGGGCTGGTCAGCAGCACATGGTCGATGCTGTCCCACACGGGGTACAGgaacaccagcagcactgcggAGATCAGCGCCCCGCCAATCACATCCTGCAAAGAGATGGCTGTGAAAGGCTTTGCAAAACAGAACTCCTCACTGCCTGTAAGGCATCGACATCCTCTACCAGGGCCCACCggtttctcttccccaggctgaacagcccctgggctctcagccctgccctgtacaggagatgctccacaCCTCAgtcatctttgcagccctctgctggactctctctaggagatccctgtcttctTAAACcaaggagcccagaactgggcacagaACTCcagtgtggcctcaccagggcagagcagatcacctcccttgccctgctggccatgcccTCTGTAATGCACCCCAGGtcaccattggccttcttggccaccaatgcacgctgctggctcatagcCAACATGTTATTTACCAGGACACCCACATCCTCCTCTGCAttgctcctttccagcagatcaGCCCCAACTCAGTACTCAGTATGCAGTTATTTCTCCCTAGGTGTAGTACTCTGAATATCTGCCCTTGCTGAAGCTCCTCAGGTTCCTCTCCTCCCAACTCTCCAGCCTCTCCAGGTCTCAGTGAATGacagcactgccttctgctaTGTAAGCCACTCCTTCCAGCTTTGtctcatcagcaaatttgctgaggatgcattctatcccttcatccaggtcagTGATGATATCGAACGTGACCAGaagatttccccccccccatgctTTATGGTCACTGTCCAGACATGACTTCAACAGAAGAGACAGACACACAGCTTCATCCCAGGGATGACATCAAGCGAAAATGCCTTGGCACAAACCCTTCCCATAATCCTACAAGTAATTTCATAACATCCATTGGATCATCACTTGCCCATTTTGCATGGAGAGGTGCCTTCCTTTGCTGCAGATGGCCACCAGGAACACAA
It includes:
- the SGPP2 gene encoding sphingosine-1-phosphate phosphatase 2 isoform X2 — its product is MYIGQVSKDILKWPRPLSPPVVKLEMRTDAEYGMPSTHAMAATAISFSFFITTMNQYKYPFELGLMAAFVFSTLVCLSRLYTGMHTVLDVIGGALISAVLLVFLYPVWDSIDHVLLTSPFCPLLSIAVPLLLCYNYPKLDYYSPTRGDTTTILGAGAGATVGFWLNNQYVAPAYVDSNMGFPLVTGITVVLMLARFFVGLLVILLTRQLMKNVVLRVLCYCYMFPIADLDARRRLEVEVPYKFVTYSSVGFTATVIVPLLHELLGLI